In Topomyia yanbarensis strain Yona2022 chromosome 2, ASM3024719v1, whole genome shotgun sequence, one DNA window encodes the following:
- the LOC131685436 gene encoding uncharacterized protein LOC131685436, with protein MRRVFWTDSRDVICWLRSDHRRYSQFVAFRVSELLDTTQVDEWRWLPTKMNVADEGTKWQRLPDLRPSSRWFRAQDFLWESEAEWPGHNRDQGSTVEEIRPSVLHHTVTEPLVSFERFSKWKRLLRSMAYAHRFITNLHKRIEGATAELGPLTQEELKLAESTIYRIVQQQAYPDEMRLIRSNSSDASPWKRTLPKSSSLYKLSPAIDELGVLRMRGRINACEWVDEATKNPILLPRRNPVTDLVLAEYHASCRHQNHHTALNQVRLKFSIPRLRSEFDRVRRNCQRCKVRQSKPQPPAMGNLPLARMAAFQRPFSYTGIDYFGPMSVTVGRRVEKRWGVLLTCMTTRGVHIEVAHSLTTDSCILALRNFIARRGSPLEIISDRGTNFIGASRELREAMQKIDMTKLMVEFVSPNTKWTFNPPAAPHFGGCWERLIQSIKKIMNDFDVPRLPSDEILRSMLLEIEMILNSRPLTDIPLENDAELPLTPNHFLLGSADGTKPPIIFDNEPAALKRSWTMAQLYADRFWKRWVAEYLPTLTRKTKWFQPVRPIQKGDLVLIVDCNLPRNCWPRGRVVEVVQAKDGQVRRVTVQTATGLLERPATKIAVLDVGANGGKPHGQWRTGGECHITMDCDAPLITPH; from the coding sequence ATGCGCCGTGTTTTCTGGACAGACTCCCGTGATGTGATATGCTGGTTACGATCTGACCATCGGCGCTATAGCCAGTTCGTTGCCTTCAGGGTCAGTGAGCTGCTGGATACAACTCAAGTGGATGAGTGGAGATGGTTGCCAACTAAGATGAACGTAGCGGACGAAGGTACGAAGTGGCAAAGGCTGCCAGACTTACGCCCTAGTAGCCGCTGGTTTCGCGCACAGGATTTTCTTTGGGAATCGGAAGCCGAATGGCCTGGTCACAATCGAGATCAAGGATCAACTGTAGAAGAAATTCGACCCAGTGTCCTACATCATACAGTTACCGAGCCGCTAGTGAGTTTCGAGCGCTTCTCCAAATGGAAACGTCTGCTGAGATCGATGGCATATGCCCATCGTTTCATCACGAATCTTCATAAGCGCATCGAAGGGGCCACCGCCGAGCTGGGACCACTAACGCAGGAAGAGCTGAAACTGGCGGAAAGCACAATTTACCGGATTGTTCAACAGCAGGCGTACCCTGACGAAATGCGCTTGATCCGTAGCAATAGCTCAGATGCCAGTCCGTGGAAACGTACCTTGCCAAAAAGCAGCTCGTTGTACAAGCTGAGTCCAGCTATCGATGAACTCGGTGTTCTACGGATGCGAGGGCGTATAAACGCATGCGAATGGGTTGACGAGGCGACCAAAAACCCCATCCTGCTTCCAAGACGGAATCCCGTGACTGATCTGGTGCTCGCTGAGTACCACGCTTCTTGCCGTCATCAGAATCATCACACAGCGCTGAACCAGGTACGATTGAAATTCAGCATCCCTCGTCTTCGTTCAGAGTTCGATCGTGTACGCAGAAACTGTCAGCGTTGTAAAGTCCGACAATCAAAGCCACAACCTCCAGCGATGGGAAACCTCCCGCTTGCCCGTATGGCAGCATTTCAAAGACCGTTCTCGTACACCGGGATTGACTATTTCGGGCCGATGTCGGTAACAGTTGGCAGAAGGGTCGAGAAAAGATGGGGAGTACTACTTACCTGCATGACAACCCGAGGTGTGCACATTGAAGTAGCACATTCGTTAACGACGGATTCTTGTATTCTGGCACTGCGCAATTTCATTGCGAGGAGGGGTTCCCCGCTGGAGATTATAAGCGATCGAGGAACTAACTTCATAGGAGCGTCGCGAGAGCTGCGCGAGGCCATGCAGAAAATCGACATGACGAAACTTATGGTTGAATTCGTCAGTCCTAACACAAAGTGGACGTTCAATCCACCGGCCGCTCCACATTTTGGTGGCTGCTGGGAGCGTTTGATCCAGTCGATTAAAAAGATCATGAACGATTTCGACGTCCCACGCCTGCCATCCGACGAGATTCTGCGATCCATGCTATTGGAGATCGAGATGATCCTGAACTCAAGACCGCTCACTGACATACCGCTAGAAAACGACGCGGAACTTCCGTTAACGCCGAACCACTTCCTATTAGGATCGGCAGACGGGACTAAGCCCCCGATTATCTTCGATAACGAACCGGCAGCCCTCAAGCGGTCATGGACGATGGCCCAGCTGTACGCCGACAGGTTTTGGAAAAGATGGGTGGCCGAGTACCTGCCCACGTTGACACGCAAGACAAAATGGTTTCAACCGGTGAGGCCCATCCAGAAGGGTGATCTGGTGCTAATCGTGGACTGCAATCTTCCACGGAATTGTTGGCCACGAGGACGTGTGGTCGAAGTGGTTCAAGCCAAAGACGGACAGGTTCGTCGAGTCACCGTGCAGACTGCGACTGGGCTTCTGGAGAGGCCAGCGACCAAGATTGCGGTGCTGGATGTCGGTGCTAACGGCGGTAAGCCACATGGACAGTGGCGTACCGGGGGGGAGTGTCACATCACTATGGATTGTGACGCACCTCTTATTACACCTCATTGA
- the LOC131680990 gene encoding uncharacterized protein LOC131680990: protein MQVGFERLLKAKDDRHLKELRDQRKKYEQVLKDTERRVLERVERQNLISSSGGGLTASSTVNQPAQMVSSGSTGNQNPKLLGSRSTASSTSYHPQQVAGGSTTGAIGSQPLPWTLGTGPTASSTENPLPQINAREVSQGNEALAHELMLLEEQQALEKKHMEERSRLLQRHAMFGGGAAGGIGLNPQATAFQPIGSGFFGVSSLSQGQISARQAINKELPIFSGNPEEWPLFLASYENSTRICGYSDEENMLRLQRSLKGKAMETVRCRLLHPANLPGVIATLRTLFGRPEVIVHSLVNKIREMPSPKAEKLCTLIDFGVAVQNVCATITASGLDEYMCNVALLQELTERLPPSIRLNWAYHRQGLNRVTLSEFGDWLGKLVEAASIVTMPTLNISKPERRGRKDDNYINVHSESNSSCEVLSLDRPITASKGCLVCLNECSGLDTCGKFLALGVGSRWTVVKEQRLCRKCLRRHYGACHVKTPCGRNGCSFMHNTLLHDDKRYNKRLTPEPAQQSNESSTTQSCNTHSKRAGKVLFRYVPVTIYGKGKQVTTYAFLDDGSSATLMEHGLLRELDLKGTPYPLCLNWTGGHQREEDESVLLTLKISGVSDTREVFDLPEVYTVRDLSLPKQSVSVSQLATKYSYLKGLPLKSYDDVSPRILIGMNNCRLGHALRSVEGGENEPVVSKTRLGWMIYGPCTMESGTTNSGYSSYHSFHICPCVREEERDLNAALKEYYSIESLGISGSQKSLHSKDEERAIKILSTETRLVGNRYETGLLWRYDQVQLPDNKGMAAKRLACLQKRMRREPELAAAMRSKMLEYEEKGYIRRLSAMEKAEKHSNDWYLPIFPVTNPNKPGKLRIVFDAAAKVNGVSLNSFLLTGPDQLVSLLTVLYKFREFRVAVVGDIREMFFQVQMKKLDQRSQMILWSNGNPEDEPEVYAVAVMTFGAACSPSCAHYVKNRNAERFEEQYPRAVECIKYEHYVDDMLMSVETEEEAVKLASEVRSIHSQGGFEIRNWLSNSRSVIDNLHEVSTTEKNMSFCAEMTTEKVLGMWWDTTTDTFTFKLSPKHDEQLLSGIRMPTKREVLRTLMAIYDPMGFIGNFLIYLKILMQEIWRSGCGWDDEINGKLAEKWQTWIEALPNVHQVKIPRCYRIITSAKPANNVELHIFCDASENGMAAVAYFSPSEVSLYPST from the exons ATGCAGGTGGGCTTTGAACGTTTGTTGAAGGCGAAAGATGATCGGCATCTGAAGGAGCTCAGAGATCAACGGAAGAAATATGAACAGGTGTTGAAAGACACGGAGCGACGTGTGCTAGAGCGTGTGGAAAGGCAAAACTTAATTAGCTCAAGTGGGGGTGGATTAACGGCGAGTTCAACTGTAAATCAACCGGCACAGATGGTGTCCAGTGGATCGACTGGTAATCAAAACCCGAAATTGTTAGGTAGCAGATCAACAGCGAGTTCTACGAGTTATCATCCACAGCAGGTGGCAGGAGGATCAACAACAGGTGCGATCGGAAGTCAGCCGTTGCCATGGACGTTGGGAACCGGACCGACAGCAAGTTCGACGGAAAATCCACTGCCACAAATTAATGCACGAGAGGTGAGTCAGGGCAATGAGGCTCTAGCACATGAGTTGATGTTGCTGGAGGAGCAGCAGGCATTAGAGAAGAAACATATGGAGGAGCGAAGCCGCCTTTTACAACGGCATGCGATGTTCGGCGGAGGAGCAGCCGGTGGAATCGGACTGAATCCTCAGGCGACAGCATTCCAACCGATTGGTAGCGGGTTTTTCGGTGTTTCTTCGCTAAGTCAAGGTCAGATTTCAGCGCGTCAAGCTATCAACAAGGAGCTTCCCATATTTTCCGGCAACCCAGAAGAATGGCCGCTTTTTCTAGCAAGCTACGAGAACTCGACCAGGATTTGCGGATATAGCGACGAAGAAAACATGCTTCGACTTCAACGAAGCCTCAAGGGAAAGGCAATGGAAACGGTACGTTGTCGTCTGTTGCATCCTGCCAACTTACCGGGGGTTATAGCGACGCTGAGAACCCTGTTTGGGAGACCGGAAGTCATCGTCCATTCGCTGGTGAATAAGATCCGGGAAATGCCATCGCCGAAAGCTGAAAAACTGTGCACGCTGATCGATTTCGGAGTTGCAGTTCAAAACGTCTGCGCGACCATCACAGCTTCAGGTCTCGACGAGTATATGTGCAACGTGGCGCTACTCCAAGAACTGACGGAGAGATTGCCGCCTTCTATTAGACTGAACTGGGCGTACCATCGGCAGGGACTGAACAGAGTCACTCTTTCGGAATTCGGAGACTGGCTTGGGAAGTTAGTTGAAGCAGCGAGCATAGTCACGATGCCAACTCTCAACATCTCGAAACCAGAGAGACGTGGAAGGAAAGACGACAACTACATCAACGTTCACTCGGAAAGCAACTCTAGTTGCGAAGTTCTCTCGTTAGATCGCCCGATTACTGCATCAAAGGGCTGTCTCGTATGTTTGAACGAATGCAGCGGTCTGGACACGTGTGGCAAGTTTCTCGCCTTGGGCGTCGGGTCCCGTTGGACAGTTGTGAAAGAGCAAAGGTTGTGCAGAAAGTGTCTACGGAGGCATTACGGTGCCTGCCACGTGAAAACACCCTGTGGAAGAAACGGTTGCTCGTTCATGCACAACACATTGTTGCACGACGACAAGCGATATAACAAACGTTTGACTCCCGAACCAGCGCAGCAGTCTAACGAGAGTTCAACAACACAGAGCTGCAACACGCATTCGAAGAGGGCGGGAAAGGTTTTATTTCGGTACGTGCCTGTAACGATCTACGGTAAGGGAAAGCAAGTGACAACCTATGCTTTCCTCGACGATGGGTCGTCGGCGACTTTGATGGAGCACGGCCTACTGAGAGAATTAGATCTTAAAGGAACGCCCTATCCATTGTGCTTGAATTGGACGGGTGGCCACCAGCGGGAAGAAGATGAGTCAGTCTTACTGACGTTGAAGATCTCCGGTGTAAGTGACACTCGTGAAGTGTTCGACCTTCCAGAGGTTTATACGGTTAGGGATCTTTCTCTTCCGAAACAGTCGGTCTCAGTCTCGCAGTTGGCAACTAAGTACAGCTATCTCAAAGGTTTGCCATTGAAATCCTACGATGATGTCTCTCCACGGATCCTTATAGGGATGAACAATTGCCGCCTGGGTCACGCCCTGAGAAGTGTCGAAGGTGGTGAGAACGAACCGGTGGTGTCCAAAACCCGCCTTGGATGGATGATATACGGACCTTGCACCATGGAATCTGGTACGACGAACTCCGGCTATAGCAGTTATCACAGTTTCCACATCTGTCCCTGTGTTAGGGAAGAAGAAAGGGATCTGAATGCGGCACTTAAGGAATACTACTCAATTGAGTCATTGGGAATCTCTGGTTCACAAAAATCACTACATTCAAAAGATGAGGAGCGCGCGATTAAAATTCTGTCAACCGAAACACGACTGGTAGGGAATCGCTACGAGACCGGCCTATTGTGGCGCTATGATCAAGTACAGCTACCCGACAACAAGGGAATGGCTGCAAAGCGCCTAGCTTGTCTACAGAAGCGAATGAGACGGGAACCCGAATTAGCTGCGGCGATGCGATCGAAAATGCTTGAGTACGAGGAGAAGGGTTACATTCGGCGACTGTCGGCAATGGAGAAGGCGGAGAAACATTCTAACGACTGGTATCTACCAATCTTCCCAGTAACCAACCCGAACAAACCAGGGAAGCTACGAATCGTATTCGACGCGGCCGCCAAGGTCAACGGCGTCTCACTGAACTCGTTCCTCCTAACGGGACCCGATCAATTGGTGTCACTGCTTACAGTTCTGTATAAGTTTCGCGAGTTTCGCGTCGCCGTAGTGGGAGACATTCGGGAAATGTTCTTCCAAGTACAGATGAAGAAGCTAGACCAACGAAGCCAGATGATTTTGTGGAGCAACGGTAATCCGGAGGATGAACCCGAAGTGTATGCGGTAGCAGTTATGACGTTCGGTGCGGCATGCTCTCCAAGCTGTGCGCACTATGTCAAGAACCGAAACGCTGAAAGATTCGAAGAGCAGTATCCACGAGCGGTAGAGTGCATAAAGTATGAGCATTATGTCGACGACATGTTGATGAGTGTTGAGACTGAGGAGGAAGCTGTAAAACTAGCCAGCGAGGTACGATCTATCCACTCTCAGGGAGGATTCGAGATACGCAATTGGTTATCAAATTCCCGTTCGGTCATCGATAATCTGCACGAGGTCAGTACCACGGAAAAGAACATGAGCTTTTGCGCGGAGATGACGACGGAAAAGGTGCTCGGTATGTGGTGGGACACCACAACAGACACGTTCACGTTCAAATTATCACCGAAGCATGACGAGCAGCTACTTTCCGGAATCAGGATGCCAACAAAACGAGAAGTTCTGAGAACATTGATGGCTATATACGATCCGATGGGATTCATTGGTAATTTCCTCATCTACTTGAAGATCCTGATGCAGGAAATCTGGCGTTCCGGATGTGGTTGGGATGATGAAATCAACGGAAAGCTGGCCGAAAAGTGGCAGACGTGGATCGAAGCGTTGCCGAACGTCCATCAAGTTAAGATTCCTCGCTGCTACCGAATTATAACATCTGCCAAACCAGCCAACAATGTGGAATTGCATATTTTCTGCGATGCCAGCGAGAATGGGATGGCTGCTGTGGCCTACTTCAG CCCCTCTGAAGTTTCTCTCTATCCCTCGACTTGA
- the LOC131685455 gene encoding zinc finger protein 239-like isoform X1 — protein MESNSAFSVQIKKETTERASVPPYVNPDTFASGTVCVSIFKHQLVNEHNGDFKRIDMDNELPALPHTQSVFGHQSETMKQHKQTYSRSRLFDCDVCGKEFIQKQHLQRHAVTHTGERPYKCEICGKAFTQRSNLTSHKLIHSSERPHKCEVCGKEFTKQGYLAHHSLIHTNNWPYKCEICGKGFIQSIKLILHKRTHDDERPYQCSLCSEGFLEHYQLVNHENSHTVEGPHKCAVCGKGFARKKNLRMHMDLHRGHVYRCDVCGREFTKSTNLTRHMRIHTGEQPYRCDICGRAFRQQGNYIVHKRMHSGNHPHKCDICSKQFVRKNLLMEHLQRHTETDCVPEPIFSVSVS, from the exons ATGGAGTCCAACAGTGCATTTTCAGTCCAAATTAAGAAGGAAACAACTGAAAGGGCCAGTGTTCCACCATATGTGAATCCCGATACGTTCGCTTCTGGTACGGTTTGTGTTAGTATTTTTAAGCATCAGCTAGTGAACGAACATAATGGTGACTTTAAAAG AATTGATATGGATAACGAACTTCCAGCATTACCACACACGCAATCGGTTTTTGGGCATCAGTCAGAAACGATGAAGCAGCACAAGCAAACCTACAGTAGAAGTCGATTGTTTGATTGTGATGTATGTGGCAAAGAATTCATCCAGAAGCAACATTTGCAGCGGCACGCTGTTACACACACTGGCGAGCGACCTTATAAATGTGAAATTTGTGGCAAAGCATTCACCCAGCGAAGTAATTTGACCTCACACAAACTCATTCACAGTAGTGAAAGACCACATAAATGCGAGGTGTGCGGAAAGGAATTTACCAAACAGGGTTATCTAGCACACCATAGCTTAATTCACACCAACAACTGGCCGTACAAGTGTGAAATATGTGGCAAAGGATTCATTCAATCCATAAAGCTCATCCTTCACAAACGAACGCACGATGATGAAAGACCTTATCAGTGTAGCCTATGTTCCGAAGGATTTCTCGAACACTACCAGCTTGTCAATCATGAAAACAGTCACACCGTAGAAGGTCCGCACAAATGTGCGGTGTGCGGCAAAGGGTTCGCCCGGAAGAAAAATCTCCGAATGCACATGGATCTTCATAGAGGTCACGTGTACAGGTGTGACGTGTGCGGACGAGAATTTACAAAAAGTACCAACCTTACACGACACATGCGAATTCACACCGGAGAACAGCCGTACAGGTGTGATATATGTGGAAGAGCATTTCGGCAACAGGGAAATTATATTGTTCACAAACGAATGCACAGTGGTAACCATCCGCACAAGTGCGACATCTGTAGCAAACAATTTGTCCGGAAGAACCTGCTCATGGAACACCTTCAACGACACACCGAAACCGACTGCGTACCGGAGCCGATTTTTTCAGTCTCCGTTAGTTAG
- the LOC131685455 gene encoding zinc finger protein 239-like isoform X2: MDNELPALPHTQSVFGHQSETMKQHKQTYSRSRLFDCDVCGKEFIQKQHLQRHAVTHTGERPYKCEICGKAFTQRSNLTSHKLIHSSERPHKCEVCGKEFTKQGYLAHHSLIHTNNWPYKCEICGKGFIQSIKLILHKRTHDDERPYQCSLCSEGFLEHYQLVNHENSHTVEGPHKCAVCGKGFARKKNLRMHMDLHRGHVYRCDVCGREFTKSTNLTRHMRIHTGEQPYRCDICGRAFRQQGNYIVHKRMHSGNHPHKCDICSKQFVRKNLLMEHLQRHTETDCVPEPIFSVSVS; encoded by the coding sequence ATGGATAACGAACTTCCAGCATTACCACACACGCAATCGGTTTTTGGGCATCAGTCAGAAACGATGAAGCAGCACAAGCAAACCTACAGTAGAAGTCGATTGTTTGATTGTGATGTATGTGGCAAAGAATTCATCCAGAAGCAACATTTGCAGCGGCACGCTGTTACACACACTGGCGAGCGACCTTATAAATGTGAAATTTGTGGCAAAGCATTCACCCAGCGAAGTAATTTGACCTCACACAAACTCATTCACAGTAGTGAAAGACCACATAAATGCGAGGTGTGCGGAAAGGAATTTACCAAACAGGGTTATCTAGCACACCATAGCTTAATTCACACCAACAACTGGCCGTACAAGTGTGAAATATGTGGCAAAGGATTCATTCAATCCATAAAGCTCATCCTTCACAAACGAACGCACGATGATGAAAGACCTTATCAGTGTAGCCTATGTTCCGAAGGATTTCTCGAACACTACCAGCTTGTCAATCATGAAAACAGTCACACCGTAGAAGGTCCGCACAAATGTGCGGTGTGCGGCAAAGGGTTCGCCCGGAAGAAAAATCTCCGAATGCACATGGATCTTCATAGAGGTCACGTGTACAGGTGTGACGTGTGCGGACGAGAATTTACAAAAAGTACCAACCTTACACGACACATGCGAATTCACACCGGAGAACAGCCGTACAGGTGTGATATATGTGGAAGAGCATTTCGGCAACAGGGAAATTATATTGTTCACAAACGAATGCACAGTGGTAACCATCCGCACAAGTGCGACATCTGTAGCAAACAATTTGTCCGGAAGAACCTGCTCATGGAACACCTTCAACGACACACCGAAACCGACTGCGTACCGGAGCCGATTTTTTCAGTCTCCGTTAGTTAG
- the LOC131685453 gene encoding zinc finger protein 239-like: MEHSGELNAQCTGNNEVPVEIKQEVTTFSYDLNPLDLKPFLEDNTNVSEDHPKELGLLNTLPENIDSAFQNPFAEPQEELHDVEKPYECSTCNRRFQKPNTLAFHKLKHTNEKRHECETCSRKFFTRHELTVHLRCHTGERPHVCGTCGKGFTQNCHLISHIRTHTGERPYKCDVCDKEFMLKNHLIQHSRCHTGERPHKCDICGKEYGRMNDLAKHRRGHTGEKPFRCDICGKNFTGNNYLARHKRTHTGEKPYRCDLCDKEFLTLRQLTCHRIRHTGNRQFRCDICDKDFFTAHELTLHMRCHTGERPHICEVCGKTFAQGSHLRVHRRTHERRITVLPVPAAIARSATVTDIE, translated from the coding sequence ATGGAGCATTCCGGAGAGTTAAATGCACAGTGTACTGGAAATAATGAAGTGCCAGTCGAAATTAAGCAGGAAGTTACAACATTTTCCTACGATTTGAATCCGCTCGATCTGAAACCATTTCTCGAAGATAACACAAATGTCTCCGAAGATCATCCCAAGGAACTCGGATTGCTAAATACATTGCCGGAAAACATTGACAGTGCTTTTCAGAATCCTTTTGCGGAGCCTCAGGAGGAACTGCATGACGTAGAAAAACCATATGAATGCAGCACTTGTaacagaagatttcagaaacCCAACACCTTGGCATTCCACAAACTGAAGCACACCAACGAGAAGCGGCATGAGTGTGAAACGTGCAGTAGGAAGTTTTTCACCAGACACGAGCTAACAGTACACCTGCGATGTCACACGGGCGAACGCCCTCATGTGTGTGGAACGTGTGGCAAAGGTTTTACTCAGAATTGTCATCTAATTTCGCACATTCGCACACACACTGGAGAGCGACCGTACAAATGCGACGTGTGTGACAAAGAGTTTATGCTgaaaaatcatttgattcagcACAGCCGATGCCACACTGGAGAAAGACCGCACAAATGTGATATCTGTGGCAAAGAGTATGGAAGAATGAATGATCTGGCAAAGCACCGACGTGGCCACACCGGTGAAAAACCATTCAGATGTGACATTTGCGGCAAGAATTTCACTGGCAATAACTATTTGGCTAGGCACAAGCGCACTCACACCGGCGAAAAACCTTACCGGTGCGATCTGTGTGACAAAGAATTTCTGACCCTGCGTCAGTTGACGTGCCACAGGATTCGCCATACCGGCAACAGGCAGTTTCGATGCGACATATGTGATAAAGATTTTTTCACCGCCCACGAGCTGACGTTGCACATGCGTTGTCACACTGGCGAGCGGCCACATATCTGCGAAGTTTGTGGCAAAACGTTCGCCCAGGGCAGTCACCTGCGAGTTCATCGTCGAACGCACGAGCGCCGAATAACGGTACTGCCAGTGCCAGCAGCAATAGCAAGGAGCGCCACTGTAACCGATATCGAGTAA